A part of Streptococcus porcinus genomic DNA contains:
- a CDS encoding helix-turn-helix domain-containing protein — protein sequence MLKSELRTLYCELLGQSIKQELIKQEIPQNEVSYYFNDEIRLISAPAISQILKGKRNLTLDIAEALQETLGLSNVKCVFFPSHGFCELLIIQLTELMLTCGFNSTKELFQIKELDIQQNLSILATALYEFFPDFPEEETSYQIADSLAIWLIEFVALVAQI from the coding sequence ATGCTAAAATCTGAACTTAGAACCCTCTATTGTGAATTACTCGGTCAATCTATCAAACAAGAATTGATTAAGCAAGAAATTCCTCAAAACGAAGTGTCTTACTACTTTAATGATGAAATCCGATTGATTTCAGCCCCTGCTATTAGTCAAATTCTAAAAGGTAAACGCAACCTCACCTTAGATATTGCGGAAGCCCTGCAAGAAACGTTGGGTTTATCAAATGTTAAATGTGTCTTCTTTCCTAGTCATGGTTTCTGTGAGTTACTCATTATTCAACTTACCGAGCTAATGCTTACTTGTGGTTTCAACTCTACAAAGGAACTCTTTCAAATAAAAGAGCTAGATATTCAACAAAATCTTTCAATATTGGCAACTGCCCTTTACGAATTCTTCCCCGATTTTCCTGAAGAAGAAACTTCTTACCAAATCGCTGATAGCTTAGCTATATGGTTAATTGAATTTGTTGCACTCGTTGCACAAATTTAA
- a CDS encoding AAA family ATPase, which translates to MTNKELAQYLLQSLNMGLGALIQGETSYTNSFDTKIMSDGFLFIPRLPAGYIIDDELYQKIFLIANAALYPRYTVLKQNSAYFMALDTDDIHVQRGLFFPWRKGVSERLIISDLDDFSKMQEKYALPIMKNLTLNLNKVTSLAIVGNSGSGKSYALTYLLSLLKNFSELIIVDPKFDTPSRWARENNIPVIHPQKNRSKSDFVSEINENLSTCLNLIQQRQEILYDNPDHQFDHLTIVIDEVLALSEGVNRTIKDSFFSLLSQIALLGRATKVHLLLVSQRFDHNTIPVSVREQLNVLIQIGNINKKTTQFLFPNLDPEGIVIPIGKGTGLIQIIDNEHPYQVLPLLCPTYYTRKGII; encoded by the coding sequence ATGACTAACAAAGAATTAGCACAGTATTTGCTCCAAAGTCTTAATATGGGACTTGGTGCTCTTATACAAGGAGAAACCAGCTATACAAATAGCTTTGATACTAAGATTATGTCTGATGGATTTTTGTTTATTCCTCGATTACCAGCAGGCTATATTATAGACGATGAACTCTATCAAAAGATATTTCTAATCGCTAATGCTGCTCTCTATCCTCGTTATACAGTTCTCAAACAAAATTCAGCATATTTTATGGCTCTTGACACAGATGACATTCATGTTCAACGTGGTCTTTTCTTTCCTTGGAGAAAGGGTGTCTCTGAGCGACTTATAATTTCAGATTTAGATGATTTCTCAAAAATGCAAGAAAAATATGCCCTTCCTATCATGAAAAATCTCACTTTAAATTTAAACAAGGTGACTTCCTTAGCTATTGTAGGCAATAGTGGCTCTGGAAAGTCTTATGCTCTTACTTATCTTCTGAGCCTATTAAAAAACTTTTCTGAACTCATTATCGTCGATCCTAAGTTCGATACCCCATCTCGCTGGGCACGTGAAAATAATATTCCTGTTATACACCCTCAAAAAAATCGCTCAAAATCGGATTTTGTTTCAGAAATCAATGAGAATCTCAGCACTTGCCTAAATCTCATTCAGCAACGCCAAGAAATTCTTTATGATAATCCTGACCATCAGTTTGACCATTTAACTATTGTCATTGATGAAGTATTAGCTTTGAGCGAGGGTGTCAACAGAACAATAAAAGATTCTTTCTTTTCTCTCCTATCACAAATTGCTCTTCTTGGTCGGGCAACTAAAGTCCATCTACTATTAGTTAGCCAGCGTTTTGACCACAATACGATTCCTGTATCAGTTCGTGAGCAGTTAAATGTATTGATTCAAATCGGAAATATCAATAAGAAGACCACACAATTTCTATTCCCGAACTTAGACCCAGAAGGAATTGTTATCCCAATAGGTAAGGGGACTGGTTTGATTCAAATTATTGATAATGAACATCCTTATCAAGTACTTCCATTACTTTGTCCTACTTATTACACAAGGAAAGGAATAATCTAA